In the genome of Pyrobaculum islandicum DSM 4184, the window TTTGTATTTCTGGGTCGTCAGAAACCGCCTTGACAACGTCTTCGTCAGTCTCAAGACCAAGAGCTTTCATATATACTGGAAACGGTATTTTTACAGGCATGGCAGAAAGGGTGACATATATAATGCCGTCTTTGTTAAGTTCTACAACAAGCGTACTTCTATAGCCTATGCCGGTTGAGATGGTTTTTGCAATATATTTTACCGATGGCTTATCTCCCTTATCATAAATAGGCCTATCGGTTACTAAATCCTCTTGAGAGATAATAACGCGTTCACTCCCATTTATTATGAAATAGCCGCCGAAGTCTTGCGGATCTTCAAATTTCTTTACATACTCACTAGGCTTAAGTCTAGTTAGATTACACCTCTTGGATTTAACCATTATGGGCAATTCGCCTATGTAAAAAGTCTCTGTGACATATGGCTCATCGTCTACATAAAGAGTGGCGGTTAAATATAGTGGAGCGGAATATGTCGCATTACGTAGCCGGGCCTCCATGGGATAGATTAACGATTCAGAGCCGTCGCTTTCTTTAATCCTAGGCCAGCCAACTTCAATACGCTCTAAAACTAGCTTAAGGCCCTTAATTTCCGTCTCAATAACTTTAAAGTCTTCTACAATCTTAGGGAGTTTCTTATCTAAAAAGTCGTTAAAAGACTTTATCTGATGGTTAGCAAGTCCTTTATCTCTAATAAATCTCTCTACTAAAGTCCATCTGTCATCTTTTGTGGGGAATGAATCATCCTGCTGGCTTGTGACGACGGGGAGTGGAAGAAGATCTACCATCGCTCCACCAGAGGTGGTGGTATATAAAAAATTAACAACTGTGTAACAATTACCCAGGTACGACCAATCGATATACCACAAATTCGCCCGCTGTGGGGGATTCTCTTACTATTTTTAACACGTCGCCTGGCTTAGCTCCTATTGACTGTGCCAATGGATCACTTGATCTTATCCAGGGTAATTGCCAGGGCTTAAGCCTAAGTTGTTTAAGTAATTCTTTAGCCTCTTCTTTGGGGATTTTCACAACTTCTTTTACCCCTAAGGAGGCCTTTGACACATCGACAAATATTCGATACTTTTAAAAGAGTTACTGTCTCTTACTGATTGTTGTTCTAATTTCAGAAATTAACATCTCTATAAACTTCGTCAATTCCTCTTTAGCTACATCGTTTGTAATCTCCATTCTTAGTCTTGGTAGGCGCTTAACAGTTTCTAGTTCTCTTAATACCGAGGCGGGAATTCCTGCCTCTATAGCCTTTAACCCCTCCTCGTAATAGGCATATATAGCTTTCATAAGTAGATACTGTTTAATTGGTGACGAAGGCGTGTCCACAGGGTTGTAAGCATCTTGCTTTAGAAAGCCCTCTCTAATCATGTATGCAACATTTAGAATGTGTTTTTCATATTCGCTTAAAGCCTCTGTCCCTAGGATTCTCACTATCTCCTGTAGTTCAGCCTCTTTAACTAATATAGACTGTAGAGTATCTCTAATTTTCCTCCAATCAGGAGATATATTTTTTGACCACCACACTTCTACGGTATCTACATAACGTGAAAATGCCAAAAGCCAGTCAATAGCTGGATAATGTCTTGAATACG includes:
- a CDS encoding DNA-directed RNA polymerase subunit H, which gives rise to MSKASLGVKEVVKIPKEEAKELLKQLRLKPWQLPWIRSSDPLAQSIGAKPGDVLKIVRESPTAGEFVVYRLVVPG